In Bufo gargarizans isolate SCDJY-AF-19 chromosome 6, ASM1485885v1, whole genome shotgun sequence, a single genomic region encodes these proteins:
- the LOC122939800 gene encoding uncharacterized protein LOC122939800 isoform X2 yields the protein MDSTDCKQGHTIQPQDPQGGVQIHMQDEDGEIMCVKIKEEEIPAEISPHGSSGRDTPERRLRFRYSHALKPDKDVKEEALNIVLVNADSAIDGDSSYLDKEEEIPIDFSPVPSEHLGTHLQVVKKTSSNGRASTFTHTRKRQPSTRMTDSRGYIEVNSLITAVSHQPAIWDARDPSYMDRLKRSHAWERVCQEMTEDWDDFHAKTKDRRLKDLQTRWRSLKDCYRRELQQQRKAEKSGGPTVKRKTYLYFRQLQFLKPVLEARRQVWKQKSSDCPSGNLREKTEESKLDITSSATSAIPRAGATSSLPLMESSLLKQPLKRRRQQKQSNFTQNSPVTSQGVVREYQEQEKDADYHFYMYIMAVTKKFSPEKKWAFRMKIMELLQMHSLDQQAPSSFSPHLTYSYTPEAHISPSANPPSYPHYYPYEASHSSRHSPTPIYIPSNYQHNSLDLSILPGAPSQPQSPTESPYRSPLSRSSQTPSSQASLDTEGDSSFLDY from the exons ATGGATTCTACTGATTGTAAGCAAGGCCACACTATCCAGCCACAGGATCCTCAG GGTGGAGTTCAAATACATATGCAAGACGAAGATGGAGAAATCATGTGTGTGAAGATTAAGGAAGAGGAGATACCTGCTGAGATCAGCCCTC ATGGATCTAGTGGCAGAGATACACCAGAGAGACGCCTCAGATTTCGTTACTCACATGCCTTAAAGCCAGACAAAGACGTAAAG GAGGAAGCATTGAATATTGTTCTAGTTAATGCTGATTCAGCGATAGATGGAGACAGTTCTTACTTGGATAAGGAAGAGGAAATTCCTATAGATTTCAGTCCCG taCCATCAGAGCATCTTGGGACTCATTTACAAGTTGTTAAGAA AACAAGCAGTAATGGCAGAGCCAGCACTTTCACACACACTCGAAAGAGACAGCCTTCAACAAG GATGACAGATAGTCGAGGTTATATTGAAGTAAACAGCCTCATAACTGCAGTGTCTCACCAACCTGCCATCTGGGATGCCAGGGACCCCAGTTACATGGATCGGCTTAAGAGGTCTCATGCATGGGAGAGAGTGTGTCAGGAAATGACTGAGGACTGGGATGACTTTCATGCAAAAACCAAAGACCGACGAT TGAAGGATCTGCAAACTAGATGGCGTTCTCTGAAGGACTGTTACAGGCGGGAGCTACAGCAGCAGAGGAAAGCGGAGAAGAGTGGGGGACCAACGGTAAAGAGGAAGACATACTTGTATTTTCGCCAGCTTCAATTCTTAAAGCCTGTCTTGGAGGCACGAAGACAAGTTTGGAAGCAGAAGTCAAGCGACTG ccCTTCTGGAAACCTCAGAGAGAAGACAGAGGAATCAAAGTTGGACATTACGTCATCTGCCACATCTGCAATCCCAAGGGCTGGTGCTACATCTTCTTTACCCTTAATGGAGAGTTCCCTCCTAAAGCAGCCCCTGAAGAGGAGAAGGCAGCAGAAGCAGTCAAATTTTACTCAAAATTCTCCTGTAACCTCTCAGGGAGTTGTCAGGGAATATCAAGAACAGGAAAAAGACGCAGACTATCACTTCTATATGTATATCATGGCTGTAACAAAGAAATTCTCTCCGGAGAAGAAGTGGGCTTTTAGAATGAAGATTATGGAATTGCTCCAGATGCATTCTCTTGACCAGCAGGCTCCTTCTTCCTTCTCCCCTCACCTCACCTACTCATACACACCCGAAGCTCATATCTCTCCATCTGCAAACCCACCTTCTTACCCACACTATTATCCCTATGAAGCCTCCCATTCCTCCAGACATTCCCCAACACCAATCTACATACCTTCTAACTACCAACACAATTCCTTAGACCTGTCAATACTGCCTGGTGCTCCTAGTCAGCCACAATCACCCACCGAATCTCCTTATCGAAGTCCCTTATCTCGCTCTTCACAGACACCCTCAAGCCAGGCCAGCCTAGACACAGAAGGGGACAGCTCATTTTTGGACTACTAA
- the LOC122939800 gene encoding uncharacterized protein LOC122939800 isoform X4, producing MDSTDCKQGHTIQPQDPQGGVQIHMQDEDGEIMCVKIKEEEIPAEISPLPSEHLGTHLQVVKKTSSNGRASTFTHTRKRQPSTRMTDSRGYIEVNSLITAVSHQPAIWDARDPSYMDRLKRSHAWERVCQEMTEDWDDFHAKTKDRRLKDLQTRWRSLKDCYRRELQQQRKAEKSGGPTVKRKTYLYFRQLQFLKPVLEARRQVWKQKSSDCPSGNLREKTEESKLDITSSATSAIPRAGATSSLPLMESSLLKQPLKRRRQQKQSNFTQNSPVTSQGVVREYQEQEKDADYHFYMYIMAVTKKFSPEKKWAFRMKIMELLQMHSLDQQAPSSFSPHLTYSYTPEAHISPSANPPSYPHYYPYEASHSSRHSPTPIYIPSNYQHNSLDLSILPGAPSQPQSPTESPYRSPLSRSSQTPSSQASLDTEGDSSFLDY from the exons ATGGATTCTACTGATTGTAAGCAAGGCCACACTATCCAGCCACAGGATCCTCAG GGTGGAGTTCAAATACATATGCAAGACGAAGATGGAGAAATCATGTGTGTGAAGATTAAGGAAGAGGAGATACCTGCTGAGATCAGCCCTC taCCATCAGAGCATCTTGGGACTCATTTACAAGTTGTTAAGAA AACAAGCAGTAATGGCAGAGCCAGCACTTTCACACACACTCGAAAGAGACAGCCTTCAACAAG GATGACAGATAGTCGAGGTTATATTGAAGTAAACAGCCTCATAACTGCAGTGTCTCACCAACCTGCCATCTGGGATGCCAGGGACCCCAGTTACATGGATCGGCTTAAGAGGTCTCATGCATGGGAGAGAGTGTGTCAGGAAATGACTGAGGACTGGGATGACTTTCATGCAAAAACCAAAGACCGACGAT TGAAGGATCTGCAAACTAGATGGCGTTCTCTGAAGGACTGTTACAGGCGGGAGCTACAGCAGCAGAGGAAAGCGGAGAAGAGTGGGGGACCAACGGTAAAGAGGAAGACATACTTGTATTTTCGCCAGCTTCAATTCTTAAAGCCTGTCTTGGAGGCACGAAGACAAGTTTGGAAGCAGAAGTCAAGCGACTG ccCTTCTGGAAACCTCAGAGAGAAGACAGAGGAATCAAAGTTGGACATTACGTCATCTGCCACATCTGCAATCCCAAGGGCTGGTGCTACATCTTCTTTACCCTTAATGGAGAGTTCCCTCCTAAAGCAGCCCCTGAAGAGGAGAAGGCAGCAGAAGCAGTCAAATTTTACTCAAAATTCTCCTGTAACCTCTCAGGGAGTTGTCAGGGAATATCAAGAACAGGAAAAAGACGCAGACTATCACTTCTATATGTATATCATGGCTGTAACAAAGAAATTCTCTCCGGAGAAGAAGTGGGCTTTTAGAATGAAGATTATGGAATTGCTCCAGATGCATTCTCTTGACCAGCAGGCTCCTTCTTCCTTCTCCCCTCACCTCACCTACTCATACACACCCGAAGCTCATATCTCTCCATCTGCAAACCCACCTTCTTACCCACACTATTATCCCTATGAAGCCTCCCATTCCTCCAGACATTCCCCAACACCAATCTACATACCTTCTAACTACCAACACAATTCCTTAGACCTGTCAATACTGCCTGGTGCTCCTAGTCAGCCACAATCACCCACCGAATCTCCTTATCGAAGTCCCTTATCTCGCTCTTCACAGACACCCTCAAGCCAGGCCAGCCTAGACACAGAAGGGGACAGCTCATTTTTGGACTACTAA
- the LOC122939800 gene encoding uncharacterized protein LOC122939800 isoform X1, which yields MDSTDCKQGHTIQPQDPQGGVQIHMQDEDGEIMCVKIKEEEIPAEISPHGSSGRDTPERRLRFRYSHALKPDKDVKEEALNIVLVNADSAIDGDSSYLDKEEEIPIDFSPVPSEHLGTHLQVVKNRTSSNGRASTFTHTRKRQPSTRMTDSRGYIEVNSLITAVSHQPAIWDARDPSYMDRLKRSHAWERVCQEMTEDWDDFHAKTKDRRLKDLQTRWRSLKDCYRRELQQQRKAEKSGGPTVKRKTYLYFRQLQFLKPVLEARRQVWKQKSSDCPSGNLREKTEESKLDITSSATSAIPRAGATSSLPLMESSLLKQPLKRRRQQKQSNFTQNSPVTSQGVVREYQEQEKDADYHFYMYIMAVTKKFSPEKKWAFRMKIMELLQMHSLDQQAPSSFSPHLTYSYTPEAHISPSANPPSYPHYYPYEASHSSRHSPTPIYIPSNYQHNSLDLSILPGAPSQPQSPTESPYRSPLSRSSQTPSSQASLDTEGDSSFLDY from the exons ATGGATTCTACTGATTGTAAGCAAGGCCACACTATCCAGCCACAGGATCCTCAG GGTGGAGTTCAAATACATATGCAAGACGAAGATGGAGAAATCATGTGTGTGAAGATTAAGGAAGAGGAGATACCTGCTGAGATCAGCCCTC ATGGATCTAGTGGCAGAGATACACCAGAGAGACGCCTCAGATTTCGTTACTCACATGCCTTAAAGCCAGACAAAGACGTAAAG GAGGAAGCATTGAATATTGTTCTAGTTAATGCTGATTCAGCGATAGATGGAGACAGTTCTTACTTGGATAAGGAAGAGGAAATTCCTATAGATTTCAGTCCCG taCCATCAGAGCATCTTGGGACTCATTTACAAGTTGTTAAGAA TAGAACAAGCAGTAATGGCAGAGCCAGCACTTTCACACACACTCGAAAGAGACAGCCTTCAACAAG GATGACAGATAGTCGAGGTTATATTGAAGTAAACAGCCTCATAACTGCAGTGTCTCACCAACCTGCCATCTGGGATGCCAGGGACCCCAGTTACATGGATCGGCTTAAGAGGTCTCATGCATGGGAGAGAGTGTGTCAGGAAATGACTGAGGACTGGGATGACTTTCATGCAAAAACCAAAGACCGACGAT TGAAGGATCTGCAAACTAGATGGCGTTCTCTGAAGGACTGTTACAGGCGGGAGCTACAGCAGCAGAGGAAAGCGGAGAAGAGTGGGGGACCAACGGTAAAGAGGAAGACATACTTGTATTTTCGCCAGCTTCAATTCTTAAAGCCTGTCTTGGAGGCACGAAGACAAGTTTGGAAGCAGAAGTCAAGCGACTG ccCTTCTGGAAACCTCAGAGAGAAGACAGAGGAATCAAAGTTGGACATTACGTCATCTGCCACATCTGCAATCCCAAGGGCTGGTGCTACATCTTCTTTACCCTTAATGGAGAGTTCCCTCCTAAAGCAGCCCCTGAAGAGGAGAAGGCAGCAGAAGCAGTCAAATTTTACTCAAAATTCTCCTGTAACCTCTCAGGGAGTTGTCAGGGAATATCAAGAACAGGAAAAAGACGCAGACTATCACTTCTATATGTATATCATGGCTGTAACAAAGAAATTCTCTCCGGAGAAGAAGTGGGCTTTTAGAATGAAGATTATGGAATTGCTCCAGATGCATTCTCTTGACCAGCAGGCTCCTTCTTCCTTCTCCCCTCACCTCACCTACTCATACACACCCGAAGCTCATATCTCTCCATCTGCAAACCCACCTTCTTACCCACACTATTATCCCTATGAAGCCTCCCATTCCTCCAGACATTCCCCAACACCAATCTACATACCTTCTAACTACCAACACAATTCCTTAGACCTGTCAATACTGCCTGGTGCTCCTAGTCAGCCACAATCACCCACCGAATCTCCTTATCGAAGTCCCTTATCTCGCTCTTCACAGACACCCTCAAGCCAGGCCAGCCTAGACACAGAAGGGGACAGCTCATTTTTGGACTACTAA
- the LOC122939800 gene encoding uncharacterized protein LOC122939800 isoform X3, with protein MDSTDCKQGHTIQPQDPQGGVQIHMQDEDGEIMCVKIKEEEIPAEISPLPSEHLGTHLQVVKNRTSSNGRASTFTHTRKRQPSTRMTDSRGYIEVNSLITAVSHQPAIWDARDPSYMDRLKRSHAWERVCQEMTEDWDDFHAKTKDRRLKDLQTRWRSLKDCYRRELQQQRKAEKSGGPTVKRKTYLYFRQLQFLKPVLEARRQVWKQKSSDCPSGNLREKTEESKLDITSSATSAIPRAGATSSLPLMESSLLKQPLKRRRQQKQSNFTQNSPVTSQGVVREYQEQEKDADYHFYMYIMAVTKKFSPEKKWAFRMKIMELLQMHSLDQQAPSSFSPHLTYSYTPEAHISPSANPPSYPHYYPYEASHSSRHSPTPIYIPSNYQHNSLDLSILPGAPSQPQSPTESPYRSPLSRSSQTPSSQASLDTEGDSSFLDY; from the exons ATGGATTCTACTGATTGTAAGCAAGGCCACACTATCCAGCCACAGGATCCTCAG GGTGGAGTTCAAATACATATGCAAGACGAAGATGGAGAAATCATGTGTGTGAAGATTAAGGAAGAGGAGATACCTGCTGAGATCAGCCCTC taCCATCAGAGCATCTTGGGACTCATTTACAAGTTGTTAAGAA TAGAACAAGCAGTAATGGCAGAGCCAGCACTTTCACACACACTCGAAAGAGACAGCCTTCAACAAG GATGACAGATAGTCGAGGTTATATTGAAGTAAACAGCCTCATAACTGCAGTGTCTCACCAACCTGCCATCTGGGATGCCAGGGACCCCAGTTACATGGATCGGCTTAAGAGGTCTCATGCATGGGAGAGAGTGTGTCAGGAAATGACTGAGGACTGGGATGACTTTCATGCAAAAACCAAAGACCGACGAT TGAAGGATCTGCAAACTAGATGGCGTTCTCTGAAGGACTGTTACAGGCGGGAGCTACAGCAGCAGAGGAAAGCGGAGAAGAGTGGGGGACCAACGGTAAAGAGGAAGACATACTTGTATTTTCGCCAGCTTCAATTCTTAAAGCCTGTCTTGGAGGCACGAAGACAAGTTTGGAAGCAGAAGTCAAGCGACTG ccCTTCTGGAAACCTCAGAGAGAAGACAGAGGAATCAAAGTTGGACATTACGTCATCTGCCACATCTGCAATCCCAAGGGCTGGTGCTACATCTTCTTTACCCTTAATGGAGAGTTCCCTCCTAAAGCAGCCCCTGAAGAGGAGAAGGCAGCAGAAGCAGTCAAATTTTACTCAAAATTCTCCTGTAACCTCTCAGGGAGTTGTCAGGGAATATCAAGAACAGGAAAAAGACGCAGACTATCACTTCTATATGTATATCATGGCTGTAACAAAGAAATTCTCTCCGGAGAAGAAGTGGGCTTTTAGAATGAAGATTATGGAATTGCTCCAGATGCATTCTCTTGACCAGCAGGCTCCTTCTTCCTTCTCCCCTCACCTCACCTACTCATACACACCCGAAGCTCATATCTCTCCATCTGCAAACCCACCTTCTTACCCACACTATTATCCCTATGAAGCCTCCCATTCCTCCAGACATTCCCCAACACCAATCTACATACCTTCTAACTACCAACACAATTCCTTAGACCTGTCAATACTGCCTGGTGCTCCTAGTCAGCCACAATCACCCACCGAATCTCCTTATCGAAGTCCCTTATCTCGCTCTTCACAGACACCCTCAAGCCAGGCCAGCCTAGACACAGAAGGGGACAGCTCATTTTTGGACTACTAA